The following are from one region of the Lacinutrix sp. Bg11-31 genome:
- the corA gene encoding magnesium/cobalt transporter CorA — MAKRKPKKRTQDYKKQVGQVPGTLIYTGTKEASHLFIESFDYNVDTFVEKELKTVEEAFQFKASNTVTWINLNGLNQIAEIEKLGTHYNLHPLVLEDIVSTNQRPKIDEYEDYIFIVLKMMYYDVDENIVSEQVSFILGENYVLSLQEAEGDVFDSLRERIRQAKGRIRGLGSDYLLYALIDSVVDHYYAIIETMGNKIEDLEDNLFEGLTKDEISSEIQGLKREVLKVRRAIFPLREIINRIDKSDSKLINEKTLHYFGDVYDHIIQVSDTIDIYREMIWGLMDMYMTTISNRMNEVMKVLTIIATIFIPLTFIAGIYGMNFDNIPELHYKYSYQVLWIVMIVIFLGMLYYFKRKKWL, encoded by the coding sequence ATGGCTAAAAGAAAACCGAAAAAACGCACACAGGATTATAAGAAACAGGTTGGTCAAGTTCCTGGCACTTTAATATATACAGGTACCAAAGAAGCATCTCATTTATTTATAGAATCTTTTGATTATAATGTTGACACTTTCGTAGAAAAAGAATTAAAAACAGTAGAAGAAGCGTTTCAATTTAAAGCTTCGAATACTGTTACTTGGATAAACCTAAATGGGCTAAACCAAATAGCAGAGATTGAAAAACTTGGAACACATTATAATTTACATCCTCTAGTATTAGAAGATATTGTAAGTACAAATCAACGTCCAAAAATTGATGAATATGAAGACTATATATTTATCGTTTTAAAAATGATGTATTATGATGTCGATGAGAATATTGTATCTGAACAAGTTAGTTTTATTTTAGGCGAAAACTATGTGCTTTCTTTACAAGAAGCAGAAGGTGATGTGTTCGACTCTCTTCGTGAACGTATTCGCCAAGCAAAAGGTCGAATTAGAGGCTTAGGTTCAGATTACTTGCTCTACGCTTTAATAGATTCTGTAGTCGACCATTACTACGCGATTATTGAAACTATGGGTAATAAAATTGAAGATCTTGAGGATAATTTATTCGAAGGCTTAACCAAAGATGAAATTAGCTCAGAAATTCAAGGCCTTAAACGTGAGGTTTTAAAAGTTAGACGTGCTATTTTTCCACTTCGTGAAATTATAAATCGTATCGATAAAAGTGATAGCAAACTTATAAACGAAAAAACATTACACTATTTTGGTGATGTTTACGACCATATTATCCAGGTGTCTGATACTATAGATATTTACCGAGAAATGATTTGGGGATTAATGGACATGTACATGACAACCATTAGCAACCGCATGAACGAAGTCATGAAAGTATTAACTATTATTGCTACCATATTTATACCATTAACATTTATTGCAGGTATTTACGGGATGAATTTTGATAACATTCCAGAACTACATTACAAGTACAGTTATCAAGTTTTATGGATTGTTATGATTGTTATATTCTTAGGTATGTTGTATTACTTTAAGAGGAAGAAATGGTTGTAA